A single Ignavibacteriales bacterium DNA region contains:
- a CDS encoding Smr/MutS family protein, with protein MIPSSVAGKLEFSKILSLIRKFAVTDPGKNYIESLEPVYNFEYLSKVFTRIEEAKSLLLGNINIPVEYHPDLNEDLLSSGVSGMIMKPEKILAVLRLLQNSRIVAGFVKNLEKEVPDLKLLVMGITSSSTLEHHIQSILSETGEVKDSASRELRDIREDIRRRSRDLRILFDRLRRTYSEEDIIREDYITLREGRFVLPVKAEYKRQIKGFIHSESATGQTVYIEPEESLALNNEIVSLTYAEKREVERILMELTSKIGEFSAQLMTNLSVLGELDSYLARAQYALKVNGITPVLKEYQTLSLLQARNPLLIESIGYNSTIPISIDFSKCRTIIISGPNAGGKTAALKTVGLLLIMLKAGIQIPVSPDSVVGSFDSLYIEIGDNQSIEENLSTFSSHLLNLNRIVSEAGTGAVVLLDELGNGTEPNAGSGIASAVLLRLLSNGAFTLATTHHSKLKSLADSNPEIENAGFDFDLNTLKPTYILKQGLPGLSYAFELAGKLGFDDEFIAQSKLFAGKETITSEDALIQVRILQEKLKESENKLSLQESRIAGLEKLYRQKLDDIERRKEDILIKARKQAERIVESSKSDMNKVLKELKESKGEKSAVKKVISKGEEILKTLSDEKSERTETELIQISVGQFVKIRGTNTTGKVIEADPVKKRATVLAGSLRLDSDFASLEVISKGAAKELTVSSSSAHHDASALSYRIDIRGARPDEIRLELTKFIDNSYAGRMERIEILHGKGTGALKALVKEILSSHPGVSRFYFASPDFGGDGITIVEFT; from the coding sequence ATGATTCCCAGTTCAGTTGCCGGGAAACTCGAGTTCAGCAAAATTTTATCTTTAATCAGAAAATTTGCAGTAACCGATCCCGGAAAGAATTATATAGAGTCACTTGAACCAGTTTATAACTTCGAGTATCTATCTAAAGTCTTCACCCGTATAGAAGAGGCAAAATCTCTTCTTCTCGGAAATATTAACATCCCGGTTGAGTATCATCCCGATTTAAATGAAGATTTGCTTTCTTCAGGCGTTTCAGGAATGATAATGAAGCCGGAAAAAATTCTGGCCGTTCTTCGCCTTCTGCAAAACTCCCGTATCGTGGCAGGATTCGTAAAAAATCTTGAAAAAGAAGTTCCGGATCTTAAGCTGCTTGTCATGGGAATAACTTCAAGTTCTACTCTGGAACATCATATACAATCCATCCTTTCAGAAACTGGTGAGGTGAAAGATTCAGCCAGCAGGGAACTGAGAGATATCAGGGAGGATATACGCAGGCGGAGCCGCGATTTGCGTATTCTGTTTGACCGTTTGAGAAGGACTTATTCAGAGGAGGATATCATCAGGGAGGACTATATAACCCTGAGAGAGGGGAGATTTGTTCTTCCTGTCAAAGCTGAATATAAGAGGCAGATAAAGGGTTTTATACATTCCGAATCAGCAACTGGTCAGACCGTATACATTGAACCTGAAGAATCACTCGCCCTTAATAATGAGATTGTATCCCTGACCTATGCAGAGAAAAGGGAAGTTGAGAGGATTCTCATGGAACTCACTTCTAAAATCGGAGAGTTCTCTGCTCAGCTCATGACTAATCTGTCTGTACTCGGGGAGCTTGATTCTTATCTTGCCAGAGCACAATATGCTTTGAAAGTTAATGGAATTACTCCGGTGTTAAAGGAATATCAGACCCTTTCGCTTCTTCAGGCGAGAAATCCCTTGCTGATTGAATCAATCGGGTATAACAGTACAATCCCTATTTCCATTGATTTTTCGAAATGCAGAACCATCATTATTTCCGGTCCTAATGCCGGCGGTAAAACAGCTGCACTGAAAACTGTGGGTCTGCTGTTAATTATGTTAAAGGCAGGCATTCAGATACCAGTTTCACCGGATTCTGTTGTCGGCAGTTTTGACAGTCTTTATATTGAAATAGGGGATAATCAGTCAATTGAAGAGAACCTCAGCACTTTTTCATCCCATCTTCTTAATCTCAACAGAATTGTTTCAGAGGCTGGAACAGGGGCGGTAGTGCTTCTGGATGAATTGGGAAACGGCACGGAGCCAAATGCCGGTTCAGGAATTGCATCCGCAGTCTTGCTGAGACTTCTTAGTAATGGTGCGTTTACTCTGGCGACCACGCATCACTCCAAGCTGAAATCACTTGCAGATTCTAATCCTGAAATTGAAAACGCCGGGTTTGATTTTGATTTAAATACACTTAAACCTACTTATATACTTAAGCAGGGTCTTCCAGGACTGAGTTATGCTTTTGAACTTGCCGGTAAACTGGGTTTTGATGATGAATTTATAGCACAGTCAAAACTATTTGCCGGTAAGGAAACGATTACTTCTGAAGATGCTTTAATTCAGGTGAGAATCCTTCAGGAGAAGTTAAAAGAAAGCGAAAATAAACTCTCACTTCAGGAATCAAGAATCGCAGGACTGGAAAAACTCTATCGTCAGAAACTTGATGATATCGAAAGGCGCAAAGAGGATATCCTAATCAAAGCCAGAAAACAGGCAGAGAGAATAGTTGAGTCCAGTAAATCGGACATGAATAAGGTTCTTAAGGAATTGAAAGAATCTAAAGGTGAAAAATCTGCAGTTAAAAAGGTCATTTCAAAAGGAGAGGAAATCCTTAAGACACTTTCAGATGAAAAATCTGAAAGAACTGAAACAGAATTAATTCAGATATCAGTCGGACAGTTCGTCAAAATACGGGGTACCAATACAACAGGAAAAGTTATTGAAGCTGATCCGGTAAAAAAGCGCGCAACTGTTCTGGCCGGAAGTTTACGTCTGGATTCAGATTTTGCGTCTCTTGAAGTTATTTCGAAAGGGGCAGCAAAAGAGTTAACAGTCTCTTCCTCTTCTGCTCATCATGACGCGTCAGCTCTCAGTTATCGGATTGATATACGGGGAGCAAGACCTGACGAAATACGGCTTGAACTGACAAAGTTTATTGATAATTCTTATGCTGGCCGTATGGAACGGATTGAAATACTGCACGGAAAGGGTACCGGCGCTCTGAAAGCGCTTGTAAAAGAAATCCTGAGCAGTCATCCCGGTGTATCACGGTTCTATTTTGCATCGCCTGATTTCGGCGGTGATGGCATTACCATTGTGGAGTTCACATGA
- a CDS encoding CvpA family protein, which produces MNYLDIILLIVLVVAFILGFKDGIIRKIIGTAGFFIAIFLGVILAKSAGGVLHSITGIEPYFSEILAGFFVFVIVIVLTSVIKRVVHPFDKINNMVNRILGGITGMIQILFFISAALYLLNVFRIPSQDTRNESFLYSPLASFLPGVIDQIENLNPDTKKSIKEFLIEKDSL; this is translated from the coding sequence TTGAATTATCTGGATATCATCCTTTTAATAGTACTGGTGGTTGCGTTTATTCTTGGATTCAAGGATGGCATCATCAGAAAAATTATCGGGACAGCCGGTTTCTTCATTGCAATTTTTCTCGGGGTGATTTTAGCTAAAAGTGCCGGCGGTGTTTTGCATTCCATTACCGGAATTGAACCCTATTTTTCGGAAATTCTCGCGGGTTTTTTCGTATTTGTAATTGTGATTGTTCTGACTTCTGTTATCAAAAGAGTCGTTCATCCGTTCGATAAAATTAATAACATGGTGAACCGGATTCTGGGAGGCATAACGGGTATGATTCAGATATTGTTCTTTATCAGTGCAGCACTTTATCTGCTTAACGTCTTCCGGATTCCCTCGCAGGATACCCGGAATGAATCATTTCTCTATTCACCGCTCGCATCATTCCTGCCGGGCGTCATTGATCAGATAGAAAACCTGAATCCTGATACAAAAAAATCAATCAAAGAATTTCTCATTGAAAAGGACTCTCTTTAA
- a CDS encoding GatB/YqeY domain-containing protein encodes MTLKEKINEDLKAAMKSGDKLRLESVRAIRAKILEFEKSGIGRDMSPDDEIKLLSSEVKKRKDSIEQYLAAGRNDIAEKEKSEMLIIQEYLPKQLTEDEIRNVIKSLASAVGAVSKADFSKLMPAAAKELKGKADGKIVRTLVEEFLGS; translated from the coding sequence ATGACATTAAAGGAAAAAATAAACGAAGATTTAAAAGCCGCCATGAAGTCGGGTGATAAACTCCGTCTTGAATCAGTCCGGGCAATCAGAGCCAAAATCCTGGAATTTGAAAAAAGCGGTATTGGCCGTGATATGAGTCCGGATGATGAAATTAAACTGCTTTCATCGGAAGTGAAGAAACGGAAAGACTCCATTGAACAATATCTGGCTGCAGGAAGGAATGATATTGCTGAGAAAGAGAAATCAGAGATGCTAATCATTCAGGAATACCTTCCGAAACAACTCACCGAGGATGAAATTCGTAATGTGATTAAATCTCTGGCCTCTGCTGTTGGTGCCGTATCCAAGGCTGATTTTTCAAAACTAATGCCGGCTGCAGCAAAAGAGCTTAAAGGAAAAGCCGACGGTAAGATCGTTAGAACCCTCGTTGAAGAATTTCTTGGTTCATAA
- a CDS encoding biopolymer transporter ExbD — MKFQKKRAQSKANIPTASMSDIVFILLLFFMVTTTLREQEVFVKYSLPEAKAVEKVENKRLISYLWVGNDKRIQLNDAVVKIEEVQSIMYGKRQILPNVIVSLRIDKNVDMGMVTDIQQELRKAYCLRINYSASVKI; from the coding sequence ATGAAATTTCAGAAAAAACGCGCACAGTCAAAAGCCAATATCCCGACCGCTTCTATGTCGGATATCGTATTCATTCTTCTTCTTTTCTTCATGGTTACTACTACGCTCAGGGAACAGGAAGTATTTGTAAAATACTCACTTCCTGAAGCCAAAGCCGTGGAAAAAGTAGAGAATAAACGTTTGATATCTTATCTTTGGGTTGGAAATGACAAGCGTATTCAGTTAAATGATGCAGTTGTGAAAATCGAAGAAGTTCAGAGCATCATGTACGGAAAACGTCAGATTCTTCCCAATGTGATTGTATCACTGAGAATAGATAAAAACGTTGATATGGGCATGGTTACCGATATTCAGCAGGAACTCAGAAAGGCTTACTGCCTCAGAATTAACTATTCTGCAAGTGTTAAAATCTGA
- a CDS encoding biopolymer transporter ExbD, producing MPILNRKPRTEPEIPTASMSDISFLLLLFFLVTTTIDIDTGIGLTLPEYIPPEEQQLVEISKERMAALLINENGDVLLDGAIIAIPQIKNNLKPRIQSKIELPSNKKLIVSVKTDRKTVYNKYLQTLDQVKLSYFEVRDEYSLGKYGKKYNELNVDDQGVVREKVPIIISIAEPEKIGS from the coding sequence TAAATAGAAAACCCAGAACTGAACCGGAAATTCCGACCGCCTCCATGTCGGATATTTCTTTTCTGCTTCTGCTGTTCTTTCTAGTTACGACGACTATTGATATTGATACAGGTATCGGTCTCACTCTGCCGGAGTATATTCCGCCGGAAGAGCAGCAATTAGTTGAAATTTCAAAAGAAAGAATGGCAGCTCTGCTTATTAATGAAAACGGTGATGTGCTTCTGGATGGCGCGATCATCGCGATTCCACAGATTAAAAATAATCTAAAACCGCGGATTCAGAGTAAAATTGAACTTCCATCAAACAAGAAGCTTATCGTTTCTGTTAAAACTGACAGGAAGACAGTTTATAATAAATATCTTCAGACGCTCGATCAGGTGAAACTTTCATACTTTGAAGTAAGAGATGAATATTCACTCGGTAAATACGGCAAAAAATACAATGAACTGAACGTTGACGATCAGGGCGTTGTAAGAGAAAAAGTGCCGATTATTATCTCGATCGCTGAGCCCGAAAAGATAGGATCCTAA